From one Melopsittacus undulatus isolate bMelUnd1 chromosome 16, bMelUnd1.mat.Z, whole genome shotgun sequence genomic stretch:
- the YOD1 gene encoding ubiquitin thioesterase OTU1 isoform X2 has protein sequence MTRGPARPSSVGCRAGSAPGGSCQHPAQGASCSPAAPVVAVPASRGSGGKARRWQGWGPVGDTLIVEEDTSKAKTDSPVVAKRTMSNSVREAVPVLARRVVPADNSCLFTSVYYVVEGGVYDPGCAPEMRSLIAQIVASDPESYCEAVLGKTNREYCDWIRREETWGGAIEVSILSKFYQCEICVVDTQTVRIDRFGEDAGYTKRVLLIYDGIHYDPLERKIPDSDIPPQTIFSTSDDIVLAQALELADEARRKRQFTDVNHFTLRCMVCQKGLTGQVEAREHAKETGHTNFGEV, from the exons ATGACAAGAGGCCCAGCACGCCCCTCATCAGTTGGCTGTCGGGCCGGTTCTGCCCCCGGCGGGAGCTGTCAACACCCGGCTCAAGGTGCTTCCTGCTCGCCGGCAGCGCCCGTCGTGGCTGTACCCGCGTCCCGAGGGTCCGGAGGCAAAGCGCGGcgctggcagggctggggcccGGTGG GTGATACACTGATCGTTGAAGAGGATACGTCCAAAGCCAAGACTGACTCGCCTGTGGTTGCAAAAAGAACCATGTCTAACTCGGTCAGGGAAGCTGTGCCTGTGCTTGCCAGGAGGGTTGTGCCAGCAGATAACTCCTGTCTCTTCACCAGTGTGTACTATGTGGTAGAAGGAGGCGTCTACGACCCAGGCTGTGCTCCAGAGATGCGCAGCCTCATAGCCCAGATAGTAGCAAGCGATCCGGAATCATACTGTGAGGCAGTTCTAGGGAAAACCAACAGGGAGTATTGTGACTGGATCAGGAGGGAAGAGACATGGGGAGGAGCCATCGAAGTGTCCATTTTATCCAAGTTCTACCAGTGTGAAATCTGTGTGGTGGACACACAGACGGTCAGGATTGACCGCTTTGGGGAAGATGCTGGTTACACTAAGCGGGTCCTTTTAATATATGATGGGATTCATTACGATCCACTTGAGCGTAAAATCCCAGACTCGGACATTCCTCCCCAGACCATCTTCTCCACAAGTGATGATATTGTCCTTGCACAAGCTTTGGAGTTGGCAGATGAAGCCAGGCGGAAGAGGCAGTTCACGGACGTGAATCACTTCACACTGAGGTGCATGGTGTGCCAGAAGGGACTCACAGGACaagtggaagccagagaacacGCCAAGGAGACCGGACACACCAACTTTGGGGAAGTGTGA
- the YOD1 gene encoding ubiquitin thioesterase OTU1 isoform X1, whose translation MLRLRCKARSGSHPLPGLTAHSRLRDMQAALAALTGVPASEQRLLLGFPPRSLDLSDGERRLGELGIHSGDTLIVEEDTSKAKTDSPVVAKRTMSNSVREAVPVLARRVVPADNSCLFTSVYYVVEGGVYDPGCAPEMRSLIAQIVASDPESYCEAVLGKTNREYCDWIRREETWGGAIEVSILSKFYQCEICVVDTQTVRIDRFGEDAGYTKRVLLIYDGIHYDPLERKIPDSDIPPQTIFSTSDDIVLAQALELADEARRKRQFTDVNHFTLRCMVCQKGLTGQVEAREHAKETGHTNFGEV comes from the exons atgctccgGCTGCGGTGCAAGGCCCGGAGCGGCTCCCACCCCCTGCCCGGGCTCACGGCGCACTCCCGGCTCCGGGACATGCAGGCGGCGCTGGCCGCGCTCACCGGTGTACCGGCCTCGGAACAACGGCTGCTGCTCGGCTTCCCCCCGCGGAGCCTGGACCTCAGTGACGGCGAGCGGCGGCTCGGAGAGCTCGGCATCCACTCGG GTGATACACTGATCGTTGAAGAGGATACGTCCAAAGCCAAGACTGACTCGCCTGTGGTTGCAAAAAGAACCATGTCTAACTCGGTCAGGGAAGCTGTGCCTGTGCTTGCCAGGAGGGTTGTGCCAGCAGATAACTCCTGTCTCTTCACCAGTGTGTACTATGTGGTAGAAGGAGGCGTCTACGACCCAGGCTGTGCTCCAGAGATGCGCAGCCTCATAGCCCAGATAGTAGCAAGCGATCCGGAATCATACTGTGAGGCAGTTCTAGGGAAAACCAACAGGGAGTATTGTGACTGGATCAGGAGGGAAGAGACATGGGGAGGAGCCATCGAAGTGTCCATTTTATCCAAGTTCTACCAGTGTGAAATCTGTGTGGTGGACACACAGACGGTCAGGATTGACCGCTTTGGGGAAGATGCTGGTTACACTAAGCGGGTCCTTTTAATATATGATGGGATTCATTACGATCCACTTGAGCGTAAAATCCCAGACTCGGACATTCCTCCCCAGACCATCTTCTCCACAAGTGATGATATTGTCCTTGCACAAGCTTTGGAGTTGGCAGATGAAGCCAGGCGGAAGAGGCAGTTCACGGACGTGAATCACTTCACACTGAGGTGCATGGTGTGCCAGAAGGGACTCACAGGACaagtggaagccagagaacacGCCAAGGAGACCGGACACACCAACTTTGGGGAAGTGTGA
- the PFKFB2 gene encoding 6-phosphofructo-2-kinase/fructose-2,6-bisphosphatase 2 isoform X1, translating to MSAARHGGGPRGRPGALRGGEKQCSWASYMTNSPTLIVMIGLPARGKTYVSKKLTRYLNWIGVPTKVFNLGVYRREAVKSYKSYDFFRHDNKEAMEIRKRCALVALQDVKAYLLEECGQIAVFDATNTTRERRDLILSFAKENAFKVFFVESVCDDPEVIAANILEVKVSSPDYPERNRENVMDDFLKRIECYKVTYQPLDPDAYDKDLSFIKVINVGQRFLVNRVQDYIQSKIVYYLMNIHVQPRTIYLCRHGESEYNLVGKIGGDSGLSPRGKQFAQALKKFIEEQEIVDLKVWTSQLKRTIQTAESLGVMYEQWKILNEIDAGVCEEMTYGEIEVKYPDEFALRDQEKYLYRYPGGESYQDLVQRLEPVIMELERQGNVLVISHQAVMRCLLAYFLDKSADELPYLRCPLHTILKLTPVAYGCKVETIALNVEAVNTHRDKPCLNSTQPPAGPSPVRMRRNSFTPRASADTVKRPRHYSVGSKPLDLVGPFPSLEARDGADRQQLQVEVQPQGGIACLEPAASITHEPLASPSTSE from the exons ATGTCGGCCGCACGGCACGGCGGCGGCCCGCGGGGCAGGCCCGGGGCTCTGCGCGGCGGAGAGAAGCAGTGCT CATGGGCTTCCTACATGACCAACTCCCCAACGCTGATCGTGATGATCGGCCTGCCTGCACGCGGCAAGACCTACGTGTCCAAGAAGCTCACCCGCTACCTCAACTGGATCGGGGTGCCCACCAAAG TGTTTAACTTGGGAGTGTATCGCCGGGAAGCGGTGAAGTCTTACAAGTCCTATGACTTCTTCAGGCACGATAACAAAGAAGCCATGGAAATCCGCAA GCGATGTGCCTTGGTGGCTCTACAAGACGTGAAGGCATATCTCTTGGAGGAGTGTGGGCAAATAGCT GTGTTTGATGCGACCAACACCACTCGAGAAAGACGGGACCTGATACTGAGTTTTgctaaagaaaatgctttcaag GTGTTTTTTGTGGAGTCCGTCTGTGACGATCCAGAAGTCATTGCTGCCAATATCCTG GAGGTGAAGGTTTCCAGCCCTGACTACCCAGAGAGAAACAGGGAGAATGTGATGGATGATTTCCTGAAGAGGATAGAGTGCTACAAGGTCACTTACCAGCCTCTGGATCCTGATGCCTATGACAA AGATCTTTCCTTCATTAAAGTGATCAATGTGGGACAGCGGTTCCTAGTAAACAGAGTCCAAGATTACATCCAGAGTAAAATCGTCTATTACCTAATGAACATTCATGTCCAGCCGCGTACCATCTACCTTTGCCGACACGGTGAGAGTGAATATAATCTTGTTGGCAAGATTGGTGGGGATTCTGGTCTGTCACCACGTGGGAAGCAG TTTGCTCAGGCGCTGAAGAAGTTCATTGAAGAGCAGGAAATCGTTGACCTGAAGGTGTGGACCAGCCAGCTGAAAAGGACGATCCAGACGGCCGAGTCCCTGGGGGTCATGTACGAGCAGTGGAAGATTCTCAATGAGATTGATGCT GGCGTATGTGAAGAAATGACCTATGGAGAAATTGAAGTCAAGTATCCAGATGAGTTTGCATTGAGAGATCAGGAGAAATATCTTTATCGCTATCCTGGAGGCGAG tcctACCAGGACTTGGTCCAGCGCCTGGAGCCAGTAATTATGGAGCTGGAAAGACAAGGCAATGTCCTGGTCATCTCCCACCAGGCAGTTATGAGGTGCCTGTTGGCTTATTTTCTTGACAAGAGTGCAG ATGAGCTGCCCTACCTGCGATGCCCTCTCCATACCATTCTGAAGCTCACACCTGTGGCATATG GCTGTAAAGTGGAGACAATCGCCCTGAACGTGGAAGCAGTGAACACCCACCGCGACAAACCCTGTCTGAACTCA ACCCAGCCTCCTGCCGGCCCCAGCCCTGTAAGGATGAGGAGGAACAGCTTTACACCGCGGGCCAGCGCCGACACGGTCAAGCGCCCGCGGCATTACAGCGTTGGGAGCAAACCTCTCGACCTCGTGGGGCCTTTCCCATCCTTGGAAGCTCGAGATGGGGCCGACCGGCAGCAGCTGCAAGTTGAGGTCCAG cctCAAGGGGGAATTGCTTGCCT GGAGCCTGCAGCCAGCATCACCCACGAACCCTTGGCTTCCCCCTCAACCTCTGAGTAA
- the PFKFB2 gene encoding 6-phosphofructo-2-kinase/fructose-2,6-bisphosphatase 2 isoform X2 — MSAARHGGGPRGRPGALRGGEKQCSWASYMTNSPTLIVMIGLPARGKTYVSKKLTRYLNWIGVPTKVFNLGVYRREAVKSYKSYDFFRHDNKEAMEIRKRCALVALQDVKAYLLEECGQIAVFDATNTTRERRDLILSFAKENAFKVFFVESVCDDPEVIAANILEVKVSSPDYPERNRENVMDDFLKRIECYKVTYQPLDPDAYDKDLSFIKVINVGQRFLVNRVQDYIQSKIVYYLMNIHVQPRTIYLCRHGESEYNLVGKIGGDSGLSPRGKQFAQALKKFIEEQEIVDLKVWTSQLKRTIQTAESLGVMYEQWKILNEIDAGVCEEMTYGEIEVKYPDEFALRDQEKYLYRYPGGESYQDLVQRLEPVIMELERQGNVLVISHQAVMRCLLAYFLDKSADELPYLRCPLHTILKLTPVAYGCKVETIALNVEAVNTHRDKPCLNSTQPPAGPSPVRMRRNSFTPRASADTVKRPRHYSVGSKPLDLVGPFPSLEARDGADRQQLQVEVQKMASLTV; from the exons ATGTCGGCCGCACGGCACGGCGGCGGCCCGCGGGGCAGGCCCGGGGCTCTGCGCGGCGGAGAGAAGCAGTGCT CATGGGCTTCCTACATGACCAACTCCCCAACGCTGATCGTGATGATCGGCCTGCCTGCACGCGGCAAGACCTACGTGTCCAAGAAGCTCACCCGCTACCTCAACTGGATCGGGGTGCCCACCAAAG TGTTTAACTTGGGAGTGTATCGCCGGGAAGCGGTGAAGTCTTACAAGTCCTATGACTTCTTCAGGCACGATAACAAAGAAGCCATGGAAATCCGCAA GCGATGTGCCTTGGTGGCTCTACAAGACGTGAAGGCATATCTCTTGGAGGAGTGTGGGCAAATAGCT GTGTTTGATGCGACCAACACCACTCGAGAAAGACGGGACCTGATACTGAGTTTTgctaaagaaaatgctttcaag GTGTTTTTTGTGGAGTCCGTCTGTGACGATCCAGAAGTCATTGCTGCCAATATCCTG GAGGTGAAGGTTTCCAGCCCTGACTACCCAGAGAGAAACAGGGAGAATGTGATGGATGATTTCCTGAAGAGGATAGAGTGCTACAAGGTCACTTACCAGCCTCTGGATCCTGATGCCTATGACAA AGATCTTTCCTTCATTAAAGTGATCAATGTGGGACAGCGGTTCCTAGTAAACAGAGTCCAAGATTACATCCAGAGTAAAATCGTCTATTACCTAATGAACATTCATGTCCAGCCGCGTACCATCTACCTTTGCCGACACGGTGAGAGTGAATATAATCTTGTTGGCAAGATTGGTGGGGATTCTGGTCTGTCACCACGTGGGAAGCAG TTTGCTCAGGCGCTGAAGAAGTTCATTGAAGAGCAGGAAATCGTTGACCTGAAGGTGTGGACCAGCCAGCTGAAAAGGACGATCCAGACGGCCGAGTCCCTGGGGGTCATGTACGAGCAGTGGAAGATTCTCAATGAGATTGATGCT GGCGTATGTGAAGAAATGACCTATGGAGAAATTGAAGTCAAGTATCCAGATGAGTTTGCATTGAGAGATCAGGAGAAATATCTTTATCGCTATCCTGGAGGCGAG tcctACCAGGACTTGGTCCAGCGCCTGGAGCCAGTAATTATGGAGCTGGAAAGACAAGGCAATGTCCTGGTCATCTCCCACCAGGCAGTTATGAGGTGCCTGTTGGCTTATTTTCTTGACAAGAGTGCAG ATGAGCTGCCCTACCTGCGATGCCCTCTCCATACCATTCTGAAGCTCACACCTGTGGCATATG GCTGTAAAGTGGAGACAATCGCCCTGAACGTGGAAGCAGTGAACACCCACCGCGACAAACCCTGTCTGAACTCA ACCCAGCCTCCTGCCGGCCCCAGCCCTGTAAGGATGAGGAGGAACAGCTTTACACCGCGGGCCAGCGCCGACACGGTCAAGCGCCCGCGGCATTACAGCGTTGGGAGCAAACCTCTCGACCTCGTGGGGCCTTTCCCATCCTTGGAAGCTCGAGATGGGGCCGACCGGCAGCAGCTGCAAGTTGAGGTCCAG AAGATGGCCAGTTTAACAGTGTAG
- the PFKFB2 gene encoding 6-phosphofructo-2-kinase/fructose-2,6-bisphosphatase 2 isoform X3 produces the protein MSAARHGGGPRGRPGALRGGEKQCSWASYMTNSPTLIVMIGLPARGKTYVSKKLTRYLNWIGVPTKVFNLGVYRREAVKSYKSYDFFRHDNKEAMEIRKRCALVALQDVKAYLLEECGQIAVFDATNTTRERRDLILSFAKENAFKVFFVESVCDDPEVIAANILEVKVSSPDYPERNRENVMDDFLKRIECYKVTYQPLDPDAYDKDLSFIKVINVGQRFLVNRVQDYIQSKIVYYLMNIHVQPRTIYLCRHGESEYNLVGKIGGDSGLSPRGKQFAQALKKFIEEQEIVDLKVWTSQLKRTIQTAESLGVMYEQWKILNEIDAGVCEEMTYGEIEVKYPDEFALRDQEKYLYRYPGGESYQDLVQRLEPVIMELERQGNVLVISHQAVMRCLLAYFLDKSADELPYLRCPLHTILKLTPVAYGCKVETIALNVEAVNTHRDKPCLNSTQPPAGPSPVRMRRNSFTPRASADTVKRPRHYSVGSKPLDLVGPFPSLEARDGADRQQLQVEVQRP, from the exons ATGTCGGCCGCACGGCACGGCGGCGGCCCGCGGGGCAGGCCCGGGGCTCTGCGCGGCGGAGAGAAGCAGTGCT CATGGGCTTCCTACATGACCAACTCCCCAACGCTGATCGTGATGATCGGCCTGCCTGCACGCGGCAAGACCTACGTGTCCAAGAAGCTCACCCGCTACCTCAACTGGATCGGGGTGCCCACCAAAG TGTTTAACTTGGGAGTGTATCGCCGGGAAGCGGTGAAGTCTTACAAGTCCTATGACTTCTTCAGGCACGATAACAAAGAAGCCATGGAAATCCGCAA GCGATGTGCCTTGGTGGCTCTACAAGACGTGAAGGCATATCTCTTGGAGGAGTGTGGGCAAATAGCT GTGTTTGATGCGACCAACACCACTCGAGAAAGACGGGACCTGATACTGAGTTTTgctaaagaaaatgctttcaag GTGTTTTTTGTGGAGTCCGTCTGTGACGATCCAGAAGTCATTGCTGCCAATATCCTG GAGGTGAAGGTTTCCAGCCCTGACTACCCAGAGAGAAACAGGGAGAATGTGATGGATGATTTCCTGAAGAGGATAGAGTGCTACAAGGTCACTTACCAGCCTCTGGATCCTGATGCCTATGACAA AGATCTTTCCTTCATTAAAGTGATCAATGTGGGACAGCGGTTCCTAGTAAACAGAGTCCAAGATTACATCCAGAGTAAAATCGTCTATTACCTAATGAACATTCATGTCCAGCCGCGTACCATCTACCTTTGCCGACACGGTGAGAGTGAATATAATCTTGTTGGCAAGATTGGTGGGGATTCTGGTCTGTCACCACGTGGGAAGCAG TTTGCTCAGGCGCTGAAGAAGTTCATTGAAGAGCAGGAAATCGTTGACCTGAAGGTGTGGACCAGCCAGCTGAAAAGGACGATCCAGACGGCCGAGTCCCTGGGGGTCATGTACGAGCAGTGGAAGATTCTCAATGAGATTGATGCT GGCGTATGTGAAGAAATGACCTATGGAGAAATTGAAGTCAAGTATCCAGATGAGTTTGCATTGAGAGATCAGGAGAAATATCTTTATCGCTATCCTGGAGGCGAG tcctACCAGGACTTGGTCCAGCGCCTGGAGCCAGTAATTATGGAGCTGGAAAGACAAGGCAATGTCCTGGTCATCTCCCACCAGGCAGTTATGAGGTGCCTGTTGGCTTATTTTCTTGACAAGAGTGCAG ATGAGCTGCCCTACCTGCGATGCCCTCTCCATACCATTCTGAAGCTCACACCTGTGGCATATG GCTGTAAAGTGGAGACAATCGCCCTGAACGTGGAAGCAGTGAACACCCACCGCGACAAACCCTGTCTGAACTCA ACCCAGCCTCCTGCCGGCCCCAGCCCTGTAAGGATGAGGAGGAACAGCTTTACACCGCGGGCCAGCGCCGACACGGTCAAGCGCCCGCGGCATTACAGCGTTGGGAGCAAACCTCTCGACCTCGTGGGGCCTTTCCCATCCTTGGAAGCTCGAGATGGGGCCGACCGGCAGCAGCTGCAAGTTGAGGTCCAG AGGCCTTAA
- the PFKFB2 gene encoding 6-phosphofructo-2-kinase/fructose-2,6-bisphosphatase 2 isoform X5 has protein sequence MSAARHGGGPRGRPGALRGGEKQCSWASYMTNSPTLIVMIGLPARGKTYVSKKLTRYLNWIGVPTKVFNLGVYRREAVKSYKSYDFFRHDNKEAMEIRKRCALVALQDVKAYLLEECGQIAVFDATNTTRERRDLILSFAKENAFKVFFVESVCDDPEVIAANILEVKVSSPDYPERNRENVMDDFLKRIECYKVTYQPLDPDAYDKDLSFIKVINVGQRFLVNRVQDYIQSKIVYYLMNIHVQPRTIYLCRHGESEYNLVGKIGGDSGLSPRGKQFAQALKKFIEEQEIVDLKVWTSQLKRTIQTAESLGVMYEQWKILNEIDAGVCEEMTYGEIEVKYPDEFALRDQEKYLYRYPGGESYQDLVQRLEPVIMELERQGNVLVISHQAVMRCLLAYFLDKSADELPYLRCPLHTILKLTPVAYGCKVETIALNVEAVNTHRDKPCLNSKMASLTV, from the exons ATGTCGGCCGCACGGCACGGCGGCGGCCCGCGGGGCAGGCCCGGGGCTCTGCGCGGCGGAGAGAAGCAGTGCT CATGGGCTTCCTACATGACCAACTCCCCAACGCTGATCGTGATGATCGGCCTGCCTGCACGCGGCAAGACCTACGTGTCCAAGAAGCTCACCCGCTACCTCAACTGGATCGGGGTGCCCACCAAAG TGTTTAACTTGGGAGTGTATCGCCGGGAAGCGGTGAAGTCTTACAAGTCCTATGACTTCTTCAGGCACGATAACAAAGAAGCCATGGAAATCCGCAA GCGATGTGCCTTGGTGGCTCTACAAGACGTGAAGGCATATCTCTTGGAGGAGTGTGGGCAAATAGCT GTGTTTGATGCGACCAACACCACTCGAGAAAGACGGGACCTGATACTGAGTTTTgctaaagaaaatgctttcaag GTGTTTTTTGTGGAGTCCGTCTGTGACGATCCAGAAGTCATTGCTGCCAATATCCTG GAGGTGAAGGTTTCCAGCCCTGACTACCCAGAGAGAAACAGGGAGAATGTGATGGATGATTTCCTGAAGAGGATAGAGTGCTACAAGGTCACTTACCAGCCTCTGGATCCTGATGCCTATGACAA AGATCTTTCCTTCATTAAAGTGATCAATGTGGGACAGCGGTTCCTAGTAAACAGAGTCCAAGATTACATCCAGAGTAAAATCGTCTATTACCTAATGAACATTCATGTCCAGCCGCGTACCATCTACCTTTGCCGACACGGTGAGAGTGAATATAATCTTGTTGGCAAGATTGGTGGGGATTCTGGTCTGTCACCACGTGGGAAGCAG TTTGCTCAGGCGCTGAAGAAGTTCATTGAAGAGCAGGAAATCGTTGACCTGAAGGTGTGGACCAGCCAGCTGAAAAGGACGATCCAGACGGCCGAGTCCCTGGGGGTCATGTACGAGCAGTGGAAGATTCTCAATGAGATTGATGCT GGCGTATGTGAAGAAATGACCTATGGAGAAATTGAAGTCAAGTATCCAGATGAGTTTGCATTGAGAGATCAGGAGAAATATCTTTATCGCTATCCTGGAGGCGAG tcctACCAGGACTTGGTCCAGCGCCTGGAGCCAGTAATTATGGAGCTGGAAAGACAAGGCAATGTCCTGGTCATCTCCCACCAGGCAGTTATGAGGTGCCTGTTGGCTTATTTTCTTGACAAGAGTGCAG ATGAGCTGCCCTACCTGCGATGCCCTCTCCATACCATTCTGAAGCTCACACCTGTGGCATATG GCTGTAAAGTGGAGACAATCGCCCTGAACGTGGAAGCAGTGAACACCCACCGCGACAAACCCTGTCTGAACTCA AAGATGGCCAGTTTAACAGTGTAG
- the PFKFB2 gene encoding 6-phosphofructo-2-kinase/fructose-2,6-bisphosphatase 2 isoform X4 produces the protein MTNSPTLIVMIGLPARGKTYVSKKLTRYLNWIGVPTKVFNLGVYRREAVKSYKSYDFFRHDNKEAMEIRKRCALVALQDVKAYLLEECGQIAVFDATNTTRERRDLILSFAKENAFKVFFVESVCDDPEVIAANILEVKVSSPDYPERNRENVMDDFLKRIECYKVTYQPLDPDAYDKDLSFIKVINVGQRFLVNRVQDYIQSKIVYYLMNIHVQPRTIYLCRHGESEYNLVGKIGGDSGLSPRGKQFAQALKKFIEEQEIVDLKVWTSQLKRTIQTAESLGVMYEQWKILNEIDAGVCEEMTYGEIEVKYPDEFALRDQEKYLYRYPGGESYQDLVQRLEPVIMELERQGNVLVISHQAVMRCLLAYFLDKSADELPYLRCPLHTILKLTPVAYGCKVETIALNVEAVNTHRDKPCLNSTQPPAGPSPVRMRRNSFTPRASADTVKRPRHYSVGSKPLDLVGPFPSLEARDGADRQQLQVEVQPQGGIACLEPAASITHEPLASPSTSE, from the exons ATGACCAACTCCCCAACGCTGATCGTGATGATCGGCCTGCCTGCACGCGGCAAGACCTACGTGTCCAAGAAGCTCACCCGCTACCTCAACTGGATCGGGGTGCCCACCAAAG TGTTTAACTTGGGAGTGTATCGCCGGGAAGCGGTGAAGTCTTACAAGTCCTATGACTTCTTCAGGCACGATAACAAAGAAGCCATGGAAATCCGCAA GCGATGTGCCTTGGTGGCTCTACAAGACGTGAAGGCATATCTCTTGGAGGAGTGTGGGCAAATAGCT GTGTTTGATGCGACCAACACCACTCGAGAAAGACGGGACCTGATACTGAGTTTTgctaaagaaaatgctttcaag GTGTTTTTTGTGGAGTCCGTCTGTGACGATCCAGAAGTCATTGCTGCCAATATCCTG GAGGTGAAGGTTTCCAGCCCTGACTACCCAGAGAGAAACAGGGAGAATGTGATGGATGATTTCCTGAAGAGGATAGAGTGCTACAAGGTCACTTACCAGCCTCTGGATCCTGATGCCTATGACAA AGATCTTTCCTTCATTAAAGTGATCAATGTGGGACAGCGGTTCCTAGTAAACAGAGTCCAAGATTACATCCAGAGTAAAATCGTCTATTACCTAATGAACATTCATGTCCAGCCGCGTACCATCTACCTTTGCCGACACGGTGAGAGTGAATATAATCTTGTTGGCAAGATTGGTGGGGATTCTGGTCTGTCACCACGTGGGAAGCAG TTTGCTCAGGCGCTGAAGAAGTTCATTGAAGAGCAGGAAATCGTTGACCTGAAGGTGTGGACCAGCCAGCTGAAAAGGACGATCCAGACGGCCGAGTCCCTGGGGGTCATGTACGAGCAGTGGAAGATTCTCAATGAGATTGATGCT GGCGTATGTGAAGAAATGACCTATGGAGAAATTGAAGTCAAGTATCCAGATGAGTTTGCATTGAGAGATCAGGAGAAATATCTTTATCGCTATCCTGGAGGCGAG tcctACCAGGACTTGGTCCAGCGCCTGGAGCCAGTAATTATGGAGCTGGAAAGACAAGGCAATGTCCTGGTCATCTCCCACCAGGCAGTTATGAGGTGCCTGTTGGCTTATTTTCTTGACAAGAGTGCAG ATGAGCTGCCCTACCTGCGATGCCCTCTCCATACCATTCTGAAGCTCACACCTGTGGCATATG GCTGTAAAGTGGAGACAATCGCCCTGAACGTGGAAGCAGTGAACACCCACCGCGACAAACCCTGTCTGAACTCA ACCCAGCCTCCTGCCGGCCCCAGCCCTGTAAGGATGAGGAGGAACAGCTTTACACCGCGGGCCAGCGCCGACACGGTCAAGCGCCCGCGGCATTACAGCGTTGGGAGCAAACCTCTCGACCTCGTGGGGCCTTTCCCATCCTTGGAAGCTCGAGATGGGGCCGACCGGCAGCAGCTGCAAGTTGAGGTCCAG cctCAAGGGGGAATTGCTTGCCT GGAGCCTGCAGCCAGCATCACCCACGAACCCTTGGCTTCCCCCTCAACCTCTGAGTAA